The Burkholderia ubonensis genome has a window encoding:
- the aspA gene encoding aspartate ammonia-lyase has translation MTERGFRVEADLLGQRNVPDSAYYGVHTLRAKENFDISGRSIASFPYLIIALAAVKEAAADANCELGLLPQAYRDAIAAACVEIREGHLHDQFVVDIIQGGAGTSTNMNANEVICNRALEIMGHARGEYDYLHPNEHVNLAQSTNDVYPTALRIATCFAIEHLLEAMAHLRDAFDEKADAFAGLLKLGRTQLQDAVPMTLGQEFSTYAVMLTEDIARLQEAGALIREINLGATAIGTGITAHPDYAAKALAALRRITGVDLSTAPNLIEATQDCGAFVQISGVLKRIAVKLSKTCNDLRLLSSGPRAGLGEINLPPMQAGSSIMPGKVNPVIPEVVNQVAFEVFGNDLTVTFAAEAGQLQLNAFEPVIASALFRSFGHLTAACMTLADKCVKGITANPERLRETLERSVALATALNPYLGYKRATAVAKEAHESGKSIREVVLEHRLMTDAQLDDALQPEALIRPRAY, from the coding sequence ATGACGGAACGCGGCTTTCGCGTCGAAGCGGATCTATTAGGGCAGCGAAACGTGCCCGACTCGGCGTACTACGGCGTCCATACGCTTCGCGCGAAAGAGAACTTCGACATTTCCGGCCGCAGCATCGCGTCGTTTCCCTACCTGATCATCGCGCTGGCGGCCGTGAAGGAAGCGGCCGCCGACGCCAACTGCGAACTCGGGCTGCTGCCGCAGGCGTACCGCGACGCGATCGCCGCGGCGTGCGTCGAGATCCGCGAAGGCCACCTGCACGACCAGTTCGTCGTCGACATCATCCAGGGCGGCGCGGGCACGTCGACCAACATGAATGCGAACGAGGTGATCTGCAACCGGGCGCTGGAAATCATGGGGCACGCGCGCGGCGAGTATGACTATCTGCACCCGAACGAGCACGTCAATCTCGCGCAGAGCACGAACGACGTCTATCCGACCGCGCTGCGGATCGCGACGTGCTTCGCGATCGAGCATCTGCTCGAGGCGATGGCGCACCTGCGCGACGCGTTCGACGAGAAGGCCGACGCATTCGCCGGGCTCCTGAAGCTCGGGCGCACGCAGTTGCAGGACGCCGTGCCGATGACGCTCGGCCAGGAGTTCTCCACCTATGCGGTGATGCTGACGGAGGACATCGCGCGCCTGCAGGAGGCGGGCGCGCTGATTCGCGAGATCAATCTCGGCGCGACGGCGATCGGCACCGGGATCACCGCGCATCCGGACTATGCGGCCAAGGCGCTCGCGGCGCTGCGGCGCATCACCGGCGTCGACCTGAGCACCGCGCCGAACCTCATCGAGGCGACGCAGGACTGCGGCGCGTTCGTGCAGATCTCCGGCGTGCTCAAGCGGATCGCGGTCAAGCTGTCGAAGACCTGCAACGACCTGCGGCTGCTGTCGAGCGGGCCGCGCGCCGGGCTCGGCGAGATCAACCTGCCGCCGATGCAGGCCGGCTCGTCGATCATGCCCGGCAAGGTGAATCCGGTCATCCCGGAAGTCGTCAACCAGGTGGCGTTCGAAGTGTTCGGCAACGACCTGACCGTGACCTTCGCCGCCGAAGCCGGCCAGCTTCAGCTCAACGCGTTCGAGCCGGTGATCGCGAGCGCGCTGTTCCGCAGCTTCGGCCACCTGACGGCGGCCTGCATGACGCTCGCCGACAAGTGCGTGAAGGGCATCACCGCGAACCCCGAGCGGCTGCGCGAAACCCTGGAGCGCTCGGTGGCGCTCGCGACCGCACTCAATCCGTACCTCGGCTACAAGCGCGCCACTGCCGTCGCCAAGGAGGCGCACGAGAGCGGCAAGTCGATTCGCGAGGTCGTGCTGGAACACCGGCTGATGACCGATGCGCAACTCGACGACGCGCTGCAACCCGAAGCGCTGATCCGCCCGCGCGCTTACTGA
- a CDS encoding alpha/beta hydrolase, with protein MTDVAQLTTDPESGLHYRLRAAVGRPAGRLLLLHGVGGNETNLLNLADTIDPRIEIAFLRAPLAFGPGQHAWFPVRFGPNGPEIDAARADASRLKLIALLRALRARDAAQQAAALPVAIAGFSQGGIMSASVALTSPADVAAFAVLCGRILPEIDPLIAPRDALKPLHALVMHGRFDDKLPLAWADTADAKLTALGVAHDTWRYDAGHELTAQMAADFSQWIGARFGLN; from the coding sequence ATGACCGACGTTGCCCAGCTGACCACCGACCCCGAATCGGGCCTCCACTACCGGCTGCGCGCGGCCGTCGGCCGCCCGGCGGGCCGCCTGTTGCTGCTGCACGGCGTCGGCGGCAACGAAACCAATCTGCTGAACCTGGCCGATACGATCGACCCGCGCATCGAAATCGCGTTCCTGCGCGCGCCGCTGGCGTTCGGGCCAGGCCAGCATGCATGGTTTCCGGTGCGCTTCGGCCCGAACGGCCCGGAAATCGACGCGGCCCGCGCCGATGCGAGCCGCCTGAAGCTGATCGCGCTGCTGCGCGCGCTACGCGCGCGCGACGCCGCGCAGCAAGCCGCCGCGTTGCCCGTCGCGATCGCCGGCTTCAGCCAGGGCGGCATCATGAGCGCGAGCGTCGCGCTCACGTCGCCGGCCGACGTCGCCGCGTTCGCGGTGCTGTGCGGGCGCATCCTGCCGGAAATCGATCCGCTGATCGCACCGCGCGACGCGTTGAAGCCGCTGCACGCGCTGGTGATGCACGGCCGCTTCGACGACAAGCTGCCGCTCGCATGGGCCGACACGGCCGACGCGAAGCTGACGGCGCTCGGCGTCGCGCACGACACGTGGCGCTACGACGCCGGCCACGAACTCACCGCGCAGATGGCGGCCGATTTCAGCCAATGGATCGGTGCGCGGTTCGGCTTGAACTGA
- a CDS encoding amino acid permease — protein MKHVSERAPAKTGGAQPRDAERDAMFASHEAGYEQKLKPRHVQMIAMGGAIGTGLFLGAGGRLQHAGPALALVYLVCGIFAFLIMRALGELVMHRPTSGSFVSYAREFMGERASFVAGWMYYLNWATTGIVDITAVAIYMKYWAVFSDVPQWVFALGALAIVSTVNMIGVKMFGEMEFWFSLVKVGTLALFLAVGAVFLASGHPVAGQMPGLHLVADHGGIFPHGLLPAVLIVQGVVFAYASIELVGVAAGETADARKVLPKAINSVMWRIALFYVGSVVLLVTLLPWSAYSAHESPFVTFFGKLGVPYVSTVMNVVVLTAAMSSLNSGLYSMGRVLRAMAMGGSAPRFVSRMSARGVPYGGILFTVAINAIGVPLNYIVPAQAFEIVLNMASLGIIATWGFIVVCQILFRRKVRRGELSDVPFRMPGAPFTSWLTLAFLLAVLVLMAFDYPGGTWTIAMIPVVALALTVGWRLAKRGSARDAAAAAAAQAASPIAADPAGSV, from the coding sequence ATGAAGCACGTCAGCGAGCGCGCGCCGGCCAAGACCGGCGGCGCGCAACCCCGCGATGCCGAGCGCGACGCGATGTTCGCGTCGCACGAGGCCGGCTATGAACAGAAGCTCAAGCCGCGCCACGTGCAGATGATCGCGATGGGCGGCGCGATCGGGACCGGGCTGTTCCTCGGCGCCGGCGGCCGCCTGCAGCACGCGGGGCCCGCGCTGGCGCTCGTCTATCTCGTCTGCGGGATCTTTGCATTCCTGATCATGCGCGCGCTCGGCGAGCTCGTGATGCATCGCCCGACCAGCGGCAGCTTCGTGTCCTACGCGCGGGAATTCATGGGCGAGCGGGCGTCGTTCGTCGCGGGCTGGATGTACTACCTGAACTGGGCGACCACCGGCATCGTCGACATCACGGCGGTCGCGATCTACATGAAGTACTGGGCGGTGTTCTCGGACGTGCCGCAATGGGTGTTCGCGCTCGGCGCGCTCGCGATCGTGTCGACGGTGAACATGATCGGCGTGAAGATGTTCGGCGAAATGGAGTTCTGGTTCTCGCTCGTCAAGGTCGGGACGCTCGCGCTGTTCCTCGCGGTCGGCGCGGTGTTTCTCGCGAGCGGCCATCCGGTCGCCGGGCAGATGCCGGGCCTGCATCTGGTCGCCGATCACGGCGGGATCTTTCCGCACGGGCTCCTGCCGGCGGTGCTGATCGTGCAGGGCGTCGTGTTCGCGTACGCGAGCATCGAGCTCGTCGGGGTCGCGGCGGGCGAGACCGCCGATGCGCGCAAGGTGCTGCCGAAGGCGATCAACAGCGTGATGTGGCGCATCGCGCTGTTCTACGTGGGCTCGGTCGTGCTGCTGGTCACGCTGCTGCCGTGGTCCGCCTACAGCGCGCACGAAAGCCCGTTCGTGACCTTCTTCGGCAAGCTCGGCGTGCCTTACGTCAGCACCGTGATGAACGTCGTGGTGCTCACGGCCGCGATGTCGAGCCTGAACTCCGGGCTCTATTCGATGGGGCGCGTGCTGCGCGCGATGGCGATGGGCGGGTCCGCGCCCCGGTTCGTTTCCAGGATGAGCGCGCGCGGCGTGCCTTACGGCGGCATCCTGTTTACGGTCGCGATCAACGCGATCGGCGTGCCGCTGAACTACATCGTGCCGGCGCAGGCGTTCGAGATCGTGCTGAACATGGCGTCGCTCGGCATCATCGCGACGTGGGGCTTCATCGTGGTGTGCCAGATCCTGTTCCGCCGCAAGGTCCGGCGCGGCGAGCTGAGCGACGTTCCGTTCCGGATGCCCGGCGCGCCGTTCACGTCCTGGCTCACGCTCGCGTTCCTGCTCGCGGTGCTGGTCCTGATGGCGTTCGACTATCCGGGCGGCACCTGGACCATCGCGATGATTCCGGTCGTCGCGCTCGCGCTGACGGTCGGCTGGCGTCTGGCGAAGCGCGGCTCGGCGCGCGATGCCGCTGCTGCGGCCGCGGCCCAGGCTGCCTCGCCGATCGCCGCCGATCCCGCGGGCAGCGTCTGA
- a CDS encoding LysR family transcriptional regulator, translated as MNTMARDTGIDHLGAMRAFVRVVETGSFSAVAKEMRVSTSTVARKVSAIEEALGVPLLHRSTHSVTLTEAGSIYHERAVTLIADLDDTLRVVAELNARPSGPLKLTAPVAFGRRHLAPLIAPFLAQYPTIQLDVRLTDNHNDLVAGGFDLDIHEGENYLDNLVVQRLSRNDSILCASPAYLDRCGRPATPQDLQQHNCLRYVHPEGDPRWELVDADARHSILPAGNLVSDHSELLLDATRAGLGIAEFEIWLVRDLLASGQLEVVLPRYRLQNKLTGDFIYMAYLANRRSSAKLRVLKDFLAEHLAHIGELSEVELMKIRDALA; from the coding sequence ATGAACACCATGGCGAGAGACACCGGCATCGATCACCTCGGCGCGATGCGCGCATTCGTGCGGGTGGTCGAAACGGGGAGTTTTTCCGCGGTCGCGAAGGAGATGCGCGTGTCGACGTCCACCGTCGCGCGCAAGGTGTCGGCGATCGAAGAGGCACTCGGCGTGCCGCTGCTGCACCGCTCCACGCACAGCGTGACGCTGACGGAAGCCGGCAGCATCTACCACGAACGGGCCGTCACGCTGATCGCGGATCTCGACGACACGCTGCGCGTCGTCGCCGAGCTGAATGCGCGGCCCAGCGGCCCGCTCAAGCTCACCGCGCCGGTCGCGTTCGGCCGGCGCCATCTCGCGCCGCTGATCGCGCCGTTTCTCGCGCAGTACCCGACGATCCAGCTCGACGTCCGGCTGACCGACAACCACAACGACCTGGTCGCCGGCGGTTTCGACCTCGACATCCACGAAGGCGAGAACTACCTCGACAACCTGGTCGTGCAGCGGCTGTCGCGCAACGACAGCATCCTGTGCGCGTCGCCCGCCTATCTCGATCGCTGCGGGCGTCCGGCGACGCCGCAGGATCTGCAGCAGCACAATTGCCTGCGCTACGTCCACCCCGAAGGCGACCCGCGCTGGGAGCTGGTCGACGCAGACGCGCGGCACAGCATCCTGCCGGCGGGGAACCTGGTCTCGGACCACTCGGAGCTGCTGCTCGACGCCACCCGTGCGGGACTCGGCATCGCGGAGTTCGAGATCTGGCTGGTGCGTGATCTGCTGGCGAGCGGCCAGCTCGAGGTCGTCCTGCCCCGCTATCGGCTGCAGAACAAGCTGACCGGCGACTTCATCTACATGGCGTATCTGGCAAACCGGCGCAGCTCGGCGAAGCTGCGCGTGCTGAAGGACTTTCTGGCCGAACATCTCGCGCACATCGGCGAGCTGTCGGAGGTCGAGCTGATGAAGATTCGCGACGCGCTCGCGTAA